A window of Pullulanibacillus sp. KACC 23026 genomic DNA:
AGATAAGATTTGCTGAATCATCTCGGTTGTTCCAAGGCGTGTCCCTACTCCTTGGTAGAGGTCAAATGTGCGGTATCCCTCTTGAAGGACTTGATTAATCGCGGCTTCAATGACCTCAGCTTCTTGCACCATTTGGAATGAATAGCGCAGCATCATGCTGACTGAAAGAAGCATCGCTAATGGATTCGCTTTATTTTGTCCAGCAATATCTGGAGCCGACCCATGGACCGGTTCGTATAAACCAAATGAATCTGAACGCAGACTGGCGGATGGTAGCATGCCCAAAGACCCGGTTAACATAGAGGCTTCGTCACTCAAGATGTCCCCAAAGAGGTTTTCCATGACCATCACATCGAATTGGCTCGGATCTTGGATCAGTTTCATCGCTGCCGAATCCACTAACTGATGAGAAACGGTCACATCTGGATACTCCTTAGCTACTTCATCGACAATTTGCCGCCACACTTTACTTGACGAGAGGACATTGGCTTTATCAACCGACGTCAGCTTGTTTCGGCGCTTGCGGGCTAATTCAAATGCCGTTCTGACCACACGTTCAATTTCCCCTTTGGTGTAACGCAACGTGTCGACAACCGTCTCATCGTCCACCATGCCGCTCGGCTCACCAAAGTAAATGCCGCCTGTCAGTTCCCTTACAATCATTAAATCAACTTTCTCAATAATCGATGGCTTGAGGGATGAAGCTTCTATTAAAGCGGGTTGAAGCGTTACAGGGCGAAGATTGGCAAAAAGGCCAAGCGCTTTCCGAATCCCTAAAAGCCCTTTTTCTGGTCTTAAATGGGCAGGGTTTTGGTCCCATTTAGGGCCGCCGACCGCACCGAGCAGAACAGCATCGCTCGATTGACATAGATCAACGGTTTTTTCTGGAAGGGGTGTCCCTTCTGCATCAATCGCAGCTCCCCCAATCAATCCTTTTTCACTTTTAAACGAATGCTTGAAGCGGTCGCCGATAAAGCTTAATACTTTTAGAGCGCCTTCCATCACTTCTGGGCCAATGCCGTCACCCGGCAAAACCGCAATCTTTTTCTCCATCCAAGGCACGCTCCTTCTAACATTTAAAATGGTCATCTATCATTCATTAACGGTTTATTTTTTAGAGGGGGCTCAAGGAACCCCCTCTTTTTTTCTGATCATAAAATAGGATTTAAGCGTCAGCACCTGTTGTTACTTTTTTGGGTTGAGATGGGCGTACTTGTTTTTTTACGAATGGCATTAATTCTCGAAGCTTCTCTCCAACGATTTCAATTGGATGTTCATTTTCACGGTTATTGATGGCATTAAAGACCGGACGATTCACTTTATTTTCAAGAATCCAGCCTTTTGCGAATTCCCCGTCTTGAATATCCTTCAAGATGCCTTTCATGCGCTCTTTTGTTGCCGCATCGACAACGCGTGGACCTGATACAAAGTCACCCCATTGAGCGGTATCCGAGATCGAGTAGCGCATGTTGCTCAAACCACCTTCATAGATCAAGTCAACAATCAGCTTCATTTCATGCAAACACTCAAAATACGCTACTTCCGGCTGGTAACCTGCTTCAGTGAGAATCTCAAAGCCCGTTTTAATTAAAGCCGTTAACCCACCGCAAAGAACCGCTTGTTCCCCGAAAAGGTCCGTTTCGGTTTCTTCTTTGAAGGTCGTCTCAAGAACACCTGCACGAGCGGCCCCAATCCCTTTCGCATAAGCAAGCGCCAATTCTTTGGCATTGCCTGTTTCATCTTGGTAAATCCCGATCAGTGCCGGAACGCCTGCTCCTTCTTCATACGTACGACGAACTAAATGACCAGGCCCTTTAGGCGCAACAAGGAAGACATTAACATAAGATGGAGGAACAATTTGATTAAAGTGAATGTTGAACCCGTGAGCGAAAACAAGTGATTTGCCAGGTGCAAGCCCTTGTTTAATTTCGTTGTTATACACATCTGTTTGGAGCTCATCTGGAAGCAGCACCATAATAACATCCGCTTGAACGCTTGCTTCTTTAACAGAATATACAGCGAATCCATCTTCTACTGCACGATCATAGGAACCGCCTTGTCTTAGGCCGACGATGACGTCAAAGCCGCTGTCACGAAGGTTCTGTGCATGAGCATGGCCTTGTGAACCGTACCCGATGATAGCAATTTTCTTAGTGCGAAGTTCTGCTTCTTGAATATCCCCATTGTAATAAACTTTTGTCATTTTTTTACACTCCTCAATTTTAATAGATTCTTAAGTTGGCTGTTTTCGTTAAATTCGGGTCGATTTAGGCTCGTTTTCCCAACAGGAGTCTCACCTTTTCACCAAATTCATAGCACCACTTTTTTTGAAAAAAGCCTTTTTTTATATCAACGAGCCGAAACTCGTTAACTATCATTTCAATAATGAAAATGTTTTAAGTTCCGCATTTGTTTTCTGCATGCCTCTTGTAAAAGCGGTAACGCCTGTTCGGGCAAGTTCCTTAATTCCATAAGGCCTTAAAAGTTCAATCAAGGCTTCCACCTTATCTGTTTCACCGGTTACCTGAATAGTCAGACTGTCTCGGCCGATATCAATGACGGTCGCTCTAAATGTTTCGACTAAGTCACGAATTTCTCCCCGGGTTTGCGGCCGGCTCATGACTTTTACTAAGGCCAGTTCGCGGGCAACAATCGCCATATCCGTAATATCGGACACTTTAAGCACATCGATCTGCTTGTTTAATTGCTTAATTAATTGCTCAAGCTTCGCGTCATCTTCAACATCGACCACAAAGGTCATTCTCGAAACTGATGGAGTTTCCGTCAGACCAACTGAGATGCTCTCGATATTGAATTGACGTTTGCTTAACAAGCCTGTCACCCGATTCAAGACACCGCTTTGGTTGTTAACAATGGCTGTTATAATGCGTCTCATGGTGTCACTCCTTCCATCTGATGCAGGCCTTTTCCTGGCGCAACCATTGGGGTTACATTTTCCTCTCCCCGAACCCGGCAATCAATTAACACAGGCTCTGACAGGCGAAGGGCCGTCTCCAATTGTTGACTTAATTCAGTAACATCTTCAACCTTAAACCCTTTAATTCCGTAAGCCTCTGCTAGTTTTACGAAATCGGGTTGAACAGGAATTAAGGATTCCGAATAACGTTTCTCGTAAAAAGATTCTTGCCATTGGCGAACCATCCCAAGTGTCTGGTTATTACAAATCACAATCTTCACAGGGAGGTTAAACTCTTTAATCACGGCCAGTTCTTGAAGAGTCATTTGAAAACCGCCATCTCCCACAATTGCAACCACCTGATCCTTTGGTGAGGCTAATTGAGCGCCGATTGCAGCAGGGAATCCAAACCCCATTGTGCCTAGCCCGCCTGAGGTGACCCATTTATTTGGTTGATTAAAACCATAATATTGAGCCGTCCACATCTGATGCTGACCAACGTCCGTTGTAACGATGGCTTCCCCATTCGTCTTTTCATGAATGAGCTTAATGAGCGTTTGCGGGGTTATCGCTCCATGCCCTTCCGTCTCCCAATAAGGGAAAGCTTCTTGATAGTCTTTTAGATGAGCTACCCAATCCTCAAAGGAATGCGTCGTATATTCCGCTTTATTAAGAGATTCCAGTGCAAGTCGTGCATCTGAAACAATCGGAATGGGCGTTTTGACATTTTTGCCAATCTCAGCTGGATCAATGTCAATGTGTGCCACGACAGCTTCCTTAGCGAAATGAGCAAGACTGCCGGTTAGGCGGTCATCAAAACGAGCCCCGATATTAATCAATAAATCCGCTTCACAAATCGCCATATTAGCGGCATAGGATCCGTGCATGCCTGCCATACCAAAAGCAAGCGGATGGGAAGCCGGGAAAGCCCCTAGCCCTAACAACGTTGAGACGACAGGAATTTTCGTCTGATTGACAAATTCCAAAAAGGCGTCCGATGCACGGGCATGAAGGATTCCAGCACCTGTCAAAATAAGCGGCCGCTTCGCTTGATTAATTGCCTCTACTAATTTTTGCACCTGTAAGAGATTCGGTGTCACATTTGGCTGATACCCGGGCAAATTAATCGGTTCATCATCCTGAATGGAAACAACTGGGTCCGCAGAGATATTTTTAGGAATATCGACAACAACCGGACCCGGTCGACCGGTCGTCGCGATATGAAACGCCTCTTTAACAATTCGCGGCAGATCCTCTATTTTTGTAACTTGATAATTATGCTTAGTGATAGGCATCGTGATGCCGATCACGTCAGCCTCTTGAAAAGCATCGGTTCCGATCACATTTTGACCGACTTGGCCTGTAAAAACGACCAGCGGTAAGGAATCCATCATCGCGTCCGCAATTCCTGTCACCAAATTGGTAGCTCCCGGTCCGGACGTTCCAAACACAACACCGGGTTTGCCGGAGATTCTTGCATAACCTTCTGCTGCATGGATCGCTCCCTGCTCATGACGCGTTAAAATGTGGCGAATTGGATTTTTGTAAAGCGCATCATAAATGGGAAGTACAGCACCGCCGGGGTAACCAAAAATGATCTCAACGCCTTCTTTTTGCAAAGCTTCAATGAGCAAATCAGAACCTGTTACAGTTTCCATAGCCTTTGCTGAACTGGCCTTTGTGTTGACTGTCAAACGTATTACCTCCTTAATTTTTTGAGTTTCATAGGGGGTATTTCGACATGGCATCAAAGTCAGATGAAAATCTTCTAAATCATTTTCCTATATAGAAAAAAGCTCTCCATCCCTAGAAACACATTCAATACTGAATGGTTAACAAGGGGTGAAAAGCTTTTCGCCTTCACGGTACCACCCTTTTTCACAGACGCTTTTCCAAGGTCTGCCTCAGCGACAATTGATCTTTGTCTTTTTGATAACGGGTTTTATCGTGATTTCTTTAAAACCCGGCAGATCCTAATCGAAGGATTCTTTCAGACCTGCACTCCAGAGTGATGTCGGAATAAAAGGGCTCTTACCGGTTCACAGCAACCACCGGCTCTCTGTAAAGGACATCCCTTTTCCTTTTGCTCTATCATTGATTTAACACTATTTAGAATAATTTAATTATACTTTTAGTACACCGCCCGTATTAGCCGAAGTCACCAGCTTCGCGTAACGAGCTAAATAGCCGGTCTGAATCTTTGGCTCAGGGGTCACAAATTGGGCTTTTCTAGCTTCCCAAACCTCATCGTCTACCAGTACATTGATTGTTCTTCTTGGCAAATCAATCACAATCTCATCGCCATCCTCGATAAAAGCGATCGGACCTCCTTCTGCGGCCTCTGGTGAAATGTGCCCAACAGAGATTCCTCTAGTCGCTCCGGAAAAACGACCGTCTGTGATCAGTGCCACTTCTTTTCCTAATCCTCTCCCCATAATTGAGGAGGTTGGCGCAAGCATCTCCGGCATTCCCGGTCCGCCTTTTGGCCCTTCATAGCGAATGACAACAACATGACCGGATTGTACTGTGCCATCATCAATTCCTTTTTGCGCTTCTTCTTGAGAATTAAAACATATCGCTTTACCTATAAAAGTTTGGATCGACGGGTCTACCGCACCCACCTTAATCACACTGCCATTAGGTGCGAGATTTCCAAATAGAATAGAGAGCCCGCCTACCTTGCTATAGGCATTCTCAATCGGACGAATGACATTAGGATTTAGGATTTCGGCATCTTTTACATTCTCATAGAGCGATTGACCTGTAATCGTAATGCGGTCTTTATGGAGTAAGCCATCAATCTTGCAAAGTTCATTAATAATCGCACTTACACCGCCTGCCTCATGAACGTCTTGCATCGAGTAATCGGAGGCTGGTGCAATTTTGGCAAGGTATGGAACCTTTTCCGCCACTTCGTTAATTCGTCCCAGATCGTAGTCGATACCCGCTTCATGGGCCAAAGCCAACGTGTGTAAAACCGTATTGGTGGATCCCCCCATTGCCATATCGAGGGCAAAGGCATCATCAATGGTTTCCTTTGTTACAATATCTCTTGGTTTGATATCATGCTCGATTAAATACATCAAATGCTTAACGGCTTCTTTAATCAAACGATGCCGTTCTTCAGAAGTGGCTACAATGGTACCATTCCCAGGAAGGGCAAGGCCAAGCATTTCCATTAAGCAGTTCATTGAATTCGCTGTAAACATTCCTGAACAAGAACCGCATGTCGGACAGGCCAACGTTTCAAGCTCTTGCAGCTCCTGAAGCGACATTTTTCCAGCTTGATGGGCCCCTACTCCTTCAAATACCGATGTAAGTGTCAAATTTTTGCCGCTTGGTGATTTCCCAGCCTCCATCGGCCCACCTGATACAAAGACAGCAGGCACGTTGGTTCTTACAGCGGCCATCAACATTCCAGGCGTAATCTTGTCGCAGTTCGGTATATAAAAAACACCATCTAACCAGTGTGCGTTAA
This region includes:
- the leuB gene encoding 3-isopropylmalate dehydrogenase produces the protein MEKKIAVLPGDGIGPEVMEGALKVLSFIGDRFKHSFKSEKGLIGGAAIDAEGTPLPEKTVDLCQSSDAVLLGAVGGPKWDQNPAHLRPEKGLLGIRKALGLFANLRPVTLQPALIEASSLKPSIIEKVDLMIVRELTGGIYFGEPSGMVDDETVVDTLRYTKGEIERVVRTAFELARKRRNKLTSVDKANVLSSSKVWRQIVDEVAKEYPDVTVSHQLVDSAAMKLIQDPSQFDVMVMENLFGDILSDEASMLTGSLGMLPSASLRSDSFGLYEPVHGSAPDIAGQNKANPLAMLLSVSMMLRYSFQMVQEAEVIEAAINQVLQEGYRTFDLYQGVGTRLGTTEMIQQILSVIDQQLVGSN
- the ilvC gene encoding ketol-acid reductoisomerase, with the protein product MTKVYYNGDIQEAELRTKKIAIIGYGSQGHAHAQNLRDSGFDVIVGLRQGGSYDRAVEDGFAVYSVKEASVQADVIMVLLPDELQTDVYNNEIKQGLAPGKSLVFAHGFNIHFNQIVPPSYVNVFLVAPKGPGHLVRRTYEEGAGVPALIGIYQDETGNAKELALAYAKGIGAARAGVLETTFKEETETDLFGEQAVLCGGLTALIKTGFEILTEAGYQPEVAYFECLHEMKLIVDLIYEGGLSNMRYSISDTAQWGDFVSGPRVVDAATKERMKGILKDIQDGEFAKGWILENKVNRPVFNAINNRENEHPIEIVGEKLRELMPFVKKQVRPSQPKKVTTGADA
- the ilvN gene encoding acetolactate synthase small subunit translates to MRRIITAIVNNQSGVLNRVTGLLSKRQFNIESISVGLTETPSVSRMTFVVDVEDDAKLEQLIKQLNKQIDVLKVSDITDMAIVARELALVKVMSRPQTRGEIRDLVETFRATVIDIGRDSLTIQVTGETDKVEALIELLRPYGIKELARTGVTAFTRGMQKTNAELKTFSLLK
- the ilvB gene encoding acetolactate synthase large subunit produces the protein METVTGSDLLIEALQKEGVEIIFGYPGGAVLPIYDALYKNPIRHILTRHEQGAIHAAEGYARISGKPGVVFGTSGPGATNLVTGIADAMMDSLPLVVFTGQVGQNVIGTDAFQEADVIGITMPITKHNYQVTKIEDLPRIVKEAFHIATTGRPGPVVVDIPKNISADPVVSIQDDEPINLPGYQPNVTPNLLQVQKLVEAINQAKRPLILTGAGILHARASDAFLEFVNQTKIPVVSTLLGLGAFPASHPLAFGMAGMHGSYAANMAICEADLLINIGARFDDRLTGSLAHFAKEAVVAHIDIDPAEIGKNVKTPIPIVSDARLALESLNKAEYTTHSFEDWVAHLKDYQEAFPYWETEGHGAITPQTLIKLIHEKTNGEAIVTTDVGQHQMWTAQYYGFNQPNKWVTSGGLGTMGFGFPAAIGAQLASPKDQVVAIVGDGGFQMTLQELAVIKEFNLPVKIVICNNQTLGMVRQWQESFYEKRYSESLIPVQPDFVKLAEAYGIKGFKVEDVTELSQQLETALRLSEPVLIDCRVRGEENVTPMVAPGKGLHQMEGVTP
- the ilvD gene encoding dihydroxy-acid dehydratase, producing MRSDMIKKGIDRAPHRSLLHAAGVKTGDLHKPFIGVCNSYVDIIPGHKHLREFADVVKEAIWEAGGVPFEFNTIGVDDGIAMGHIGMRYSLPSRELIADSAETVINAHWLDGVFYIPNCDKITPGMLMAAVRTNVPAVFVSGGPMEAGKSPSGKNLTLTSVFEGVGAHQAGKMSLQELQELETLACPTCGSCSGMFTANSMNCLMEMLGLALPGNGTIVATSEERHRLIKEAVKHLMYLIEHDIKPRDIVTKETIDDAFALDMAMGGSTNTVLHTLALAHEAGIDYDLGRINEVAEKVPYLAKIAPASDYSMQDVHEAGGVSAIINELCKIDGLLHKDRITITGQSLYENVKDAEILNPNVIRPIENAYSKVGGLSILFGNLAPNGSVIKVGAVDPSIQTFIGKAICFNSQEEAQKGIDDGTVQSGHVVVIRYEGPKGGPGMPEMLAPTSSIMGRGLGKEVALITDGRFSGATRGISVGHISPEAAEGGPIAFIEDGDEIVIDLPRRTINVLVDDEVWEARKAQFVTPEPKIQTGYLARYAKLVTSANTGGVLKV